The DNA segment AGCGGCCGCGGCCGTGGAAACGGTCGTAGCCGCGGACGCGGCGCCGGTGGTGGAAGTCTCCTTCCGTGGCGAGGCCGTTGAAGTGGCGGCCGGGCGCGCGTAGCCGGGCGGCTCGGGCCGTGTGAGAGACCGCATTTCCCGCTCGACCGGCTTCAGCTCGTCCGCAAGCTCTTTCTTCACCTCGTCCATGTAACCACGCAGGTCGCGGATGGTGCGCACGACCACCTTGGCAAACTCCGGGAATTTCTCCGGGCCGATGACAACGAGGGCAATCCCCGCAACCAGGACCATTTCGCCGAAACCGATGCCCATCATGGCGCGATACGCTCCTTAATCCTGAGACCCGGCTGTGCGGCGCCGTATCATGATCCGGGACAAGAGGATGCTAATCTCATACAGGAACAACAAAGGGATGAGCATAATCGTCATCGAGAACGGGTCGGGTGGTGTGAGCGCCGCGGAAGCGCACGCCAGCCCCACAATGGCAAACCGGCGATACTTGCTCAGCGT comes from the Candidatus Hydrogenedentota bacterium genome and includes:
- the tatB gene encoding twin-arginine translocase subunit TatB: MMGIGFGEMVLVAGIALVVIGPEKFPEFAKVVVRTIRDLRGYMDEVKKELADELKPVEREMRSLTRPEPPGYARPAATSTASPRKETSTTGAASAATTVSTAAAADATPQADGETVARPEPVSAADSAGTSRAEYGAYSPEQDEDYDHTAGDIPVDSPEAVTQVAPPERLDG